The following proteins are encoded in a genomic region of Methanofollis sp.:
- the cmk gene encoding (d)CMP kinase, which yields MRMTISGPPGSGTTSLAKYLAQKHELRVISAGEMFRSLAKEREMSLADFGKLAESDAAVDKLIDARQKETAEGEDNIVAEGRLSGWMISNADLRIWLSASLDCRTKRISSRDSEDETHARAHTEERQECERKRYLGYYNIDINDLSVYDIVLSSERWDVEGLGAIVDAAIATLRS from the coding sequence ATGCGCATGACAATCAGCGGGCCGCCGGGGAGCGGCACGACGTCCCTTGCAAAATATCTTGCACAAAAACATGAATTACGGGTAATTTCGGCCGGGGAGATGTTCCGGTCCCTTGCAAAGGAACGGGAGATGTCTCTTGCCGATTTCGGAAAACTTGCGGAGTCTGACGCTGCCGTAGACAAACTTATTGATGCACGCCAGAAGGAGACCGCAGAAGGCGAGGACAACATCGTCGCTGAGGGGAGGTTGTCTGGATGGATGATCTCGAACGCGGATCTCCGTATCTGGCTGAGCGCTTCGCTGGACTGTCGGACGAAGAGGATATCGTCCCGGGACAGCGAAGACGAGACACACGCCCGGGCGCATACTGAGGAAAGGCAGGAATGCGAACGGAAGCGATATCTGGGCTATTATAATATAGATATCAATGATCTGTCGGTATATGATATTGTGCTCAGTTCTGAGCGCTGGGATGTCGAGGGTCTTGGTGCGATCGTCGACGCGGCGATCGCCACTCTCCGTTCCTGA
- a CDS encoding EMC3/TMCO1 family protein yields the protein MALKDHGGTIAILFTFLLMLSYGIPEVRDGVGGAMDLIFGPLVETIPFFVLIMILSAITALYSSLIQKYTIDYEKMQRVQESMREFQKEFREAQLGGDEKKLKKLEAKRDRMMQDQMEISKQQFQPMAYILLLSVPIFFWLLYRIPHITQTMVLPFVGMLTFQDILLWFIPLWMLWYMICSLTISQVIRKALNIGGL from the coding sequence ATGGCGCTCAAGGATCATGGCGGCACGATTGCAATCCTGTTCACATTCCTGCTGATGCTCTCCTATGGCATCCCTGAGGTGCGGGACGGCGTGGGCGGGGCGATGGACCTGATATTCGGGCCTCTTGTGGAAACTATCCCGTTCTTTGTGCTGATTATGATCCTCTCCGCGATCACGGCCCTGTATTCGTCGCTGATCCAGAAATATACGATCGATTACGAGAAGATGCAGCGTGTCCAGGAGTCGATGCGGGAGTTCCAGAAGGAGTTCCGGGAGGCGCAGCTTGGCGGGGACGAGAAGAAACTGAAGAAACTGGAGGCGAAGAGGGACCGGATGATGCAGGACCAGATGGAGATCTCGAAGCAGCAGTTCCAGCCGATGGCCTATATTCTCCTCCTGTCGGTGCCGATCTTCTTCTGGCTTCTGTACCGTATCCCCCATATCACCCAGACGATGGTGCTTCCTTTTGTCGGGATGCTCACTTTCCAGGATATTCTTCTCTGGTTCATCCCTCTCTGGATGCTGTGGTATATGATCTGCTCCCTGACGATCAGCCAGGTGATCCGGAAAGCGCTCAATATCGGAGGGCTCTAA